The region TTGACAGCTAATGATTTAGTTTTAGAATATCGAGATAGGGTATATTCTGGTTTTACTAATTTTTTAGATGAAATTTTATTACTGATGGACGCTTTTAATCAGTTTGATTACCAAAAATTAAACTTTTTAGGATTAAGATATATTAATCAAATTACTGATAAAAATGTTAATAATAATGTTTCTGAATTTTTTAGTCTGGATTTAACAAATATGGCGATTATTAATAATCTTGAGAAAAATAATGAAAATTTGGTACAGATATTTACTAAGGTAAATTTTAAAAAAGATGATTATTTAATGACTATGCAATATGGATTATTTAATCCACGTTTCCCTAATGTGGATGCAGATAAGATGTTCATATTGGATTATGACTGTGTGCTTCATAATATTAGTCATGTTGGGGAAATTAAAGATAATTTAATTGATATGAATCATTTAATTTTTGATAAGTTTGATTATTCAATAACCGCTAAGTTTGAAAAAATTATTAAAGGAGAATGAATATGAGTCCTCCAGAAGTTATTCGTGATGATGATACATATATTACATTGCCTGCTAGTTTAAAGGATGAATATTTTGAATCAAAACCTATATCTTACTCTAAATATTTTGAGTCATTTGAATTCAAATTTAATGAGTTATCTAATGATTTTAATCTTATTAATATTATGGAGATTCAAGATTTTATTTTACTTCATGATGATTTATTTGATTATTTGAGTCAAATTAAATTATTATTGCAAAAATATTTCTCAGAATATGATTATTGTTTAGAATTTTATTCAGATCCAGAAATACAATCATTAAATCAATTAGTAATCTATATTAATGGAGATGAATCTTCTTTTGATGAGGATTGGAGTTCATTAAAAAGAATGAATAGTGAAATTAATGATTTATGTAATTTCCCAAATAGTGTTAAACATTTAATTTCTGTGGACTTGTGGTGATTATGAGTTTTATGTGGAAAGATTTCCATGATGTTGGAATTCATTTAGATACTTTTTCTGAAGAAGCATATAAACGTTCACTATTGGTAGATATTATTATGCTTGTTTTAATCTAACAAAAATTTATTTTGAGAAAGAACATTTATTATTGGTCATAATCAAAATCCACATGAAATTATTATTAAGTATTTAGAATATTACGAAATTGAAAAAGAAGTGGAACTTTCAAAATTATTAAATAACTTAAGAAAATATCGTAATAATGCTGATTATGATTTTAACTTTAGAAAAAATAATATTAAAAAAGCTAAGAAAACTGTTGAAGAAATTTTCTTATTACTTGATGAGTTAAATAATGCCTAGTTTTTTTTCATTTTTGTAGATTTTTAATTATAATTAACTTATTTTTCTATTTTTCCACCTTTAATTATTGAAGAGGAAAAAAATAATTATTTAACTTTTATTATATCACTTCGTATTTTTATTACATTTTAAATGTTTTTTTTTTAATTTTTTTCCTCCTCTAATATTTTATCTTTTAAAAAGAAAATTAAACCTCAATTTATAAGGGAGGATTAAGTAATGATTGTTAAAGGTCCAGTACTAATACCAGAATACCTCATTAAATTATACCTAGATTAAAGTTTAAAGACATAGGGGAATGGACTCCATCCAGTATTAGTATTGTTGATGAACCTTCTGGTATTGTACTTATATCTTATTGTTCAACAATCTGGTTTTAATAATATAAATATAATTTTGGTGAAAAATTAATTATGAAAAATTGTAAAGTATATTAATGAAAAAATGTAAATTAAAATATAGAAAAATTGTAAAATCAAGGGGAGGAGATCATGGTTGTTAAATATTTGCCAAGAATATTGGATGATGATTTGGAAAAATGTCTTACAATGATTGGTGCAATTCTTATTGTTGGACCAAAGTGGTGCGGCAAGACAACTACTGCAGAACAGCATGCAAACAGTGTATTAAAACTACAAGATAAAGACAATTACAAATCAAACATGATGTGGGCAGACATAGAACCTTCACGATTATTGAAAGGGGACAAACCACGATTAATCGACGAATGGCAGGTGGCTCCAGTATTATGGGATTCAGTTAGAACAAGCGTTGATGAAAGCGAAGATTATGGATTGTATATTTTAACCGGTTCGACAGTAGTTGATGAAGATAGTATAATGCATTCTGGAACCGGAAGAATCCATAGGATGTTGATGAGGCCTATGAGCTTGTATGAAAGCGGCGAATCCAATGGGCAAATTTCAATTATGGATTTATTCAACAATCCTGACATCAACATTAATGAATGTGAATCCGATTTAACAATTGATGATTTGATATTTGCAGCATGTCGTGGCGGATGGCCTGATTCACTGAACCAAAAAACCCGAGAGGGCAAACTGTTTGTTGCATATAATTATTTGGAAAATATCTGTAATACTGATGTTTCTGCCGTTGATGGGGTTAAAAGAGATCCTGATAGAGTAAGATTATTATTGCGTTCACTTGCAAGAAACAATTCTACATTGGCTAAGGACCAGACTATCATTGATGATATGAATGCTAATTTCATGGATATAAGTAGGCCAACATACTATTCATATGTTGATGCATTAAAAAGATTATTCGTAATTGAAGACAATAGGGGATGGTCACCTAACATCAAATCCAAATCAGCAATCCGATCAGGAAATAAGAAAGTGTTCATAGACCCTTCAATCGCAGTAGCTGCACTAAATGCAAACCCTGAATCCATGATTAATGATTTGAATACATTCGGTTTCATTTTTGAAAACTTATGCATTCGTGATTTAAGCATCTATACCAATTCTCATGGTGGAAAAGTTTCATATTACCATGACAAGTCAGGTTTGGAAATCGACTGTGTTGTTCACTTAAGAGATGGAAGATATGCATTAATAGAATGCAAACTTGGAAATGATGGAATAGAAGAAGGCTCTCAAAATCTACTTAAAATCAATGGTTTAATTGAAAAGAATGACAAATTGGACAATCCTACATTTCTTGCAGTATTGACCGGTGGAAAATATGCATACACTCGTCCAGACGGGGTTAAAGTTTTTCCAATTGGCTGTTTAAGATAGTTTAGTATTGTTGATGAATCTTCACATCCACTATGCCATTTTGAAGAATATGGGAGTATGTGATAAAATCAATTGATATAACTGGAAGTGGAATCATGGTTGAAAAACAAAATCTAAGTACAACTGAAGAAGGTAGGGCTTCTATTAGTGAAAGATTTTTGGAAAAACTTTTAGGAAAAATCCATTCTTAAATCAACAGAATCCCAGCACAACCACCAAAACCAAATGATAATGAATCATGGAAAAATCAGGTTGTTTTAAATATTTGTATTGAAAACATTCATTTCAAACTAATTTTACCAAAAAAAGCAGAAAACAACTGAAAGAACAATTCAGGATATCATAATATCCAGACCAGCAATAGATGAGGATGACAAGAAGAATAAGAACAATAATTTTGCTCATTTAAACAAGACTTGCAGTCCTATTTTTGTAGACATTTACGGTGAAAGTTTCTTATGGAATATGGTGCATAAGATGATGAGAGTTTCCTGGATGTAAATTATGGAAAGCTAACTCTTGATGATGTAAGAAGATTGCTGGATCCTGAAGAAAATGAGCCAAGAGCATATATCAAGGTTGTAGAGCCTGAAAATCTTATCCTTATGGACATAGAATATGATTGAATAAGATTGCGATATGATGATTATGCCTGTGAAAGATTCAGAAGATATATGGTTGACAATCTCTTTGATTTGCAAAAGATTTATTCAGTTAGCGAATCTATGCTAAACAGTTTTGAAAGTTTAACTGATAGTGAAAAATAGGTTTTTATTTTATTTTTTAATATATTAAAAAGATTATAAAAATAGAAAATTCTTATTAATTAAGGAGATTAATTAATATGAAAATATTGAAAAAAATTTTTAAGTTTAAATTAAAAACCGTCTAATCCAACATTGAGCATTCCCACAAATATGGCGCTTAAAGCCCATACGACTATTGAAACGATTATAATATATTTTGCATGTTTTTGGTAGAATGGATCTTCTTTTTTTACAAAGTATAATACTATTCCTGCAATTAAACCTAATATAGGTATAAATATAGCAAGAAGATATCCTACAATTACAATAACTTTGTCTGTAGTTTCAGCCATTTTTTACCCTCCATAATTTTTAAAGAATAATAGACATTATTCATTGTTAATAATATTTTTTTAGAAAGTAATATATGTTTTAAATATTTGTATTGAAAACATTCATTTTAAACACTATCTATTTCTTATTTTACTGCTTTAATGTTTTATATTTTTTTATTTTAAAAAATGTTGTGTGGACTTCATTTCCTGCTCTTTATTGGTAGGTTTTCCTCAAAAATTATATTTTTTATTAATTTGTCCGCCAAAGTAAATAGTTTTTGGGAACCTCAATTTTTAGAATTGAAACTATTATAAATTTCATCATAAAATCATGATATTAATGTATTTTATAAATAATTTTTAATTGAAGCTTTTTTAAATTAACCATTTTAAATCTTTTTTTTAGACTTATTTTATTATATATGTTATAAATTATTCATTGCAAGTATCGTTTTTAATTTTTTCTTATTTTCTTCTAATTTTACTTTATTTTACTAAAATT is a window of Methanobrevibacter gottschalkii DSM 11977 DNA encoding:
- a CDS encoding ATP-binding protein, producing the protein MVVKYLPRILDDDLEKCLTMIGAILIVGPKWCGKTTTAEQHANSVLKLQDKDNYKSNMMWADIEPSRLLKGDKPRLIDEWQVAPVLWDSVRTSVDESEDYGLYILTGSTVVDEDSIMHSGTGRIHRMLMRPMSLYESGESNGQISIMDLFNNPDININECESDLTIDDLIFAACRGGWPDSLNQKTREGKLFVAYNYLENICNTDVSAVDGVKRDPDRVRLLLRSLARNNSTLAKDQTIIDDMNANFMDISRPTYYSYVDALKRLFVIEDNRGWSPNIKSKSAIRSGNKKVFIDPSIAVAALNANPESMINDLNTFGFIFENLCIRDLSIYTNSHGGKVSYYHDKSGLEIDCVVHLRDGRYALIECKLGNDGIEEGSQNLLKINGLIEKNDKLDNPTFLAVLTGGKYAYTRPDGVKVFPIGCLR
- a CDS encoding DUF4870 domain-containing protein, whose protein sequence is MAETTDKVIVIVGYLLAIFIPILGLIAGIVLYFVKKEDPFYQKHAKYIIIVSIVVWALSAIFVGMLNVGLDGF
- a CDS encoding TIGR04255 family protein, whose amino-acid sequence is MEKGIRFDENFISEVIFRIEFPTIKKLTGNDEEVVKDFANKISGTFPISEVIPHNKINLDIDINSGQLPKITREGDLVWIFKSHNNKKIVTLTANDLVLEYRDRVYSGFTNFLDEILLLMDAFNQFDYQKLNFLGLRYINQITDKNVNNNVSEFFSLDLTNMAIINNLEKNNENLVQIFTKVNFKKDDYLMTMQYGLFNPRFPNVDADKMFILDYDCVLHNISHVGEIKDNLIDMNHLIFDKFDYSITAKFEKIIKGE